ataaaaaaaaaatataactctaATCTAACGAATTCCCCTGAATCAAACATAcagcattttttatttatttatatatagtttttctaaATCTAAGAAAGGAAGTATTGTTTTCGCCGTTATTTCCACTTATGAAACTTCGGTTGTTCCTGTTCCTTGAACCTTTTCAGCACACCTTCGATGGCAACATCGAACGCATCCTTCATATCGTCTAACCCATCTTTCGTGTTAGCGTAAATCAACCTCGGAATGTACTCAATCACTTTCTCCCTCATTTGCCGCACTTTCTCCCTGCTGAACTTCTCCAGCACGTTTTTCACGGTTACGGTTCCATTCTTAACTGCGTTCCGATCTATGTAAACTGAGTAACTTCCCGGTTCGACCGGCAAGAACAACTCGTACTGCAGGTACGCGCTTCGCCGCCAGAAGAAAACCGGAATCGAACCGGCCACCATGCAATCGAAAATGGACCTGCGTGTGAAGCTGTCCCCTCTCGGCTGTAAGCAAAAATCAGAGTCCAGAAACGTTTCGAGAATCGCCGACGTGCCGTTGGAGCACCGCGTCCCAGTGCAGTTCACGGTGCGGCACGACTCGCCCGCGTCGCGGCATTGGCTCAGCAAAATCCCGCGGAAGTCTTGGCGGAACGCGCGTCGAGGGGCGCCGGCGAAGCAGAAGAGCGCATTACGTTGGCGCTCGTGGACGAAGTTCTGCCAGCGCGTGACGTCGGATTTAGAGCGCGGATGGAATCCGGTGGGATAGGGAACACCTACGTCGAAATAGTCCCAAGGATTACGCTCTATGAGAAGGCGCGTGACGTTTCTTATCCCAGGCTTGTAGATGCAGCTGGAACCCCAATCGCGTTCCTTAGAGCGGCGAAAATCCCATGTGATGCGTCCCATGGTAATAAAATGATCCCAACCGTTTGATCTTTTAAAATATGGTTGGTCCGTAACCCAGCGCAGCATCATGTCGCAGTGGCGATCGCGTTCGTCAGCTGTTGAGTTGAGCCACAGGTACTTCCCAACCGCGAGTCCAGCGTAGAACGGTATGTAGAATGCCGTAGCGGATTCCGGCTCCTTAACCCTGCACCTGTGATTCAATAATCGGTTGTGGAAGATGACTTCAGTGACGAACTGGTCGGTCCAGTGCCACGCCGGGAGGAGATCCTCAGGAACGATTCCGGCCAGCGCGGCGGCGTTCTGGCCGAATCCGTTGTTAGAGAGGGAGTTGCAGCGGGAGCCCCAGGGGTTGAGGTTGTCGCAATTCTGGAGGATTTCGTAGTTGAAGGTTTGGGGGAGGTCGTAGACGAAGACCTTGCCGGAGCCGCATTGGTCTGGGGCTTGGGAAGAGTGATGGACGATGGGGGCGGGGAGAGGAGAGGGGATTGAGGAGGAAAACATGCGGAGGTTGCAGAGGAGGAGGATCTGGACGAAGAGGACGGTGAGGAATATCCATGAACGAGGGATTTGGGGTGAGGAAAGCGGTTTGAGGAGGGAGGTGATGGAAGGAGTGAGAGTGGCTTTGTTATGAAGTGTTTTGGTTTGAGGTTCCAGTGAGGGGTGAATTGATTTGGGAAGCATGAGATAAAGTGAGAGAAGAGTGGAAAACGGGAATTCCGGCGAAAGTAGACCGGAAAAGTGGGGTTGCGTGGAGGAGTGTGAGGGTGGAAAGTGTGGTCGGGTTTAAAGGCTTGGTTCTAttatgatggtgatgatgatgatgaaggtaTGTAAGGATGGGAATGGGTTTATTTGTGGAGTGACACGTGTCCCTTGGATTACAGTCTTCAAGGAGCAACCGACAGGGTTTTCACGGAAAAAGTAACACGTGCCTCTTTTTTGTTGCCATAGTTATTgcttcttctattttctctgtaatttctcCGATAGGATTTTGTGCCTCGTTAAATTACTTTAAGTTccatttttatatctttgatgGAGTTCTTACTGTTTTATTATTCCATTTACGGGATCATATCGTTGCATTTTATTTAGATATATCGCCTGTTTGCTTCTTTTTATGGGTTTAAAAAAGTGATCtaactttttattgttttgataataaatatcGTTATTAATCATAGTCAttcaattaatacaaaaattctatgattaaaattttattagaaatataaaaaaaataaatttaaatatataaaaaatcaaaataatttattaaaaattaaatttaaaatattaaaatttataaaacaaactttaaatttaatttcactttaataaaacaaacatgTGAAATCTAGTGAAGATTAAtcatactttaatttattttacatcactcgttattttaaagttattatatcaatatgaaataaaataataatattcattttatttaaggAATATATTCATctcatttcaaaatattttaacaaatcttttcttataaataaataacgtCGTATTCAATCAAATGTTTAAACATTCCAAAAAATCctatgatatttaataaaaaatttaaggaattattttatactaaaataaaatttggtggTATTAAATTGAGATGCCAAAATACTAAAACAAACTATcccatttaaattaattatatgcaTTTTAGTAGTTATTTTATTGGTaaacttttaatgaattatcTTACATTAAAAAGCATATCTTAGTTCATGggattgttttatttataaaaagtttaatgaattttgtgtcaattattattattattattattattatattgaatatGATTTCTCCAttggaaagaatttttttttccacacTTGGCTTTTAGTGATGCTATTATTTATCTTATcaggtttttaaaatatttctttttaatgatCTGAACCGAAGAAAACACGAGTTTAAAGTTTCAACccgaattaaataaatttcaataaaatatcatcattttaactattaaatatGTACTATTATAATACGAGAAGcgattctattaaaaaataaatttataaaattaaaatactatacttacatttataaaattaaaacttaatttaaaaatatattaagtcacaacatatactaaaaaaatgtagtttatgaaagcaaataaaatgaaagacatCAAATTTCAACcatgaaatataaaatcaatcaGCAATTGCAAaacttaataagaaaaaatacaacAGAATAATACATGTGTATTTTAGCCAATACATTGAATATTTCCACTATTTTTCCTAGTTTTAcaagtcataattaatttgaCCGGTTGTTTatgatttcaaataaaatacaattcagttttTATAAGTGTgttaataatagttttaaatagaTAGAATCTTTTAAACTCTTGTGGGTgtataaaattctttaaaactttattatttaataatttacaaatctttttaaacccaaaatataaaatcgttttttttaatcattacattcatacaaaaatattaaaaatgtatagcTCTTTTCTGGGTTGaagtaaaactaaattaaattcaaacCTTTACACCGTTGTTCTTATTTCTAAATggaattgttttattatttaatcattttattggtGCTGTATTAGAAATGGTATTTGGTGTTGTTGAAATCTCTTTTTGACTAAATCATGGTGTTGAGTTATTCTTATAAACTTAGTCAAATGCTATTTTGAAAGTAATCAACGTTTTGcgtttcatttatttaaaactatttttccagtaacaaatatattaaatttaatcaaatagttttttcacttaaatttttaacttcatataaataaatttaaataataattttgcgTTTAAAcgttgtatttaaatttattaattaattttttcctcTCTAATTGAATAGTTATTATGCCAAACAGATATGTAGAAAGCTGTCAAAAAGAGAAGACAAAGACTCGTTTATACTTGTAAAAACCTttaattttgaagttgttttctcTTGACTTTTTAACAGAGGACAGGTTTCCAATCATGAGTATTACGTTTTgtcactttttgaatttttgctgtttttttatttttatttttttcacacaCAAAGATGGTTTTAGAGTTAGATGTACCAAAGTTACATTCTGTCAGTTTACAATAATTTaacaattgtatttttttttcaacataaaGCTATTTTGTTACATAGATTGGGagaaatatcttttatatttaataaattaaaatattaaattttataaaccattttttttgtgttatatctttcatattaaaatttgattaactaaaaaataattcacttttttattcttaaatgcTTTTATGTGAGTTGAATTAACTCGTAcatctttctattttcttccaCTTGGTTTAGtttgttttcttaatctttGTTCATGTATCCTTCTCCCACCTTTACATTATTTATTCTCTCTTAATTAATCTTCTTGTTGTATGATTGTAGTAGAATAAACATATCCTTAAAGTCTTCTAAGATCTGCAAAAAGGAAGctagaaacaaaaaatgaatttaatttttcacaTAGTTTTACAGtagaaaaaaagattaaaattatatataaaggtCAACTGTTCAAATTAATTGTAACTGACACGGAGGTTTaatttgtttcatattttaatttatatatattttaaaataagacatAGATAATTTGTTTCATCCATTGCTAAGGAGTTCACGCCATTGGCCACGAAGAAGAGAAAGGTATTGATGCGGGATGAATGATGGAAagaactaataaataaataataaatccatttgttttttttatttttttctcattcattgCTTAGTTAGTCAGATAATTATATTCctaacttttttatgttttatctatttttttatggcAGCATGTTGTACAtgatttatcaaatatatttaggTACATAattggttttatattttttgtatttaatctTAGTAACAATATTAGATTTGAGTGTAAACAATGCATATGGTattgtttcatatatttttttcagtctttaatgtagaaaaataattgaatttctttagataaatctatttaattattaaacgtATAAATATAGGAAATAGGAGTGGAAGATGTTAAGGAAGTGTTAAAGTGTATTGTAGGGTTAGTATGGGAAAGAAAACGTAGTTTACACGTGATGATGTTTTTGATGAAAGCGGACAAAGCgcaataattaaagaaaagagaggCGGCAAACAGTAGAATATTAGATTGCATGAAGAGATTCTTCTCTCGTAGTAGCAGTGAAGTGACTTTTTTTTTGGTAGTTTGCGTCAAGTGTCTCTCTGAGCCATTATAAATGGACCATCCACCAGAGTGTCCAATTGTAGAACGACACCTTCTGGATAATACATATGTATTGACAGATTCAGCGGTGACACAGGCACCGAACCTTGCGTCCCACTGGGAAGAGGACAACGTGGTTCATTCATGTGCTGCCTACACCAACAAGCTCTTACATCagttaggaaaataaaattttaacaccattttatgacatcattttgatactgtatatgtgtcaaaatgtggttggacgatttcaaattaaaaaaacaaactttggtttttttctttcaaacatatctctgtttcaacttttttaatttgaaatcgtccaatcacattttgacacgtgtgcagtgtcaaaataatgttaaaatatcattttcccatCAGTTATAAGGTTATTTGTAAAccttaatttatcatttattgcTACAGAAAGAGTATGTGTTTTCGGAAGCTAAACAAGAaggacaataatattttaataactcttttttaataacttttttataacagaacatgtgtcactattttattggtctgtttgaatttattttaaaaaaatatttgaaacggaccaatcacaaactgtcacgtatacattgttaaaaagttatcaaagaaagaattgttaaagaaactttttccaagaaagaaatataactttttttccaTCACAGAGAATTGACGAAAATCGAAGCCAGCGGTATTCCAAAACatggttttttctttaaaagtttatatGTGAAAATTCGAAATCCAAGTTCAAGGTTTTGGTAGATATCGGTAGGTTACGGGTCTAAGCAAATGGCTAATTATACTTGAGCTGTCAAAACGCGcttttttgtttgctttcaaTAATGAGCGAAAGAGCTTTTGAAGTTTGAAAGCAAGGTAGCACACCATTGGGTTTATTCTTGGAAATTATGGATTAGATCCCTTCATTTTCTTACGACTTTTCCACAGGCAAAACCCTTATATGAGATGGAAGCAGCTGTTTTTCTTGGTTTTCATTAAGATCAAATAATTTAGTTAGCATAATATACAACGTATTTAGCactaaaaactatatttaaatcctctccttttatttttaatattatcctCAAATACTCAAAACTAAGGATAATTTATAGTCACTTATCATTTGAAATGTGTCATATATATCCAAAAACATATCAGCATGCATTTGTCTAGACGTCTTAAAATCTTAAGGTCTATCTCACGAAACACTACAGTATAGCCGATTACACGCCAGTTGATGCATTGTGGCGACACAATCTTATATACTCACTAGGTAGATTTAACATACGAAAAGACTACTTAATATGGTAATTAAAACATGATTAAGATGAATTAAATAAAGACTGATCAAAATAATTAAGCATACAAGTTAAAGGCTTGAAATATTTACAAAAGATATACATTCAATTatgtaaaaaacaaaacaaattccttattttaataaaaaaatataataaattcaataaataacattttttttcatctatctAATGTTATCTTTACATTAATacatcataataattaaaataataaaaagttaattttccATATTTgaatcataaattaattatacaaaatcaataaaattacgTTCCAAATCAATAAAATCTATATTTGTTTCAATGTTTAACTCAATCACAAAGTTGACTTGAATTCTTATAACATTTCAGTGAACCTCACAATTTAGTGAACACTACAACAGGTCAAATATTAATTGGTATATTTTTTGCATCTTGatcaattacaataaaaaaaattaaaattatttttattataatttagacTGTAAACACTAGATAACCAGTATTATTACAAGCTCAAAATTAGTTGGTCAATATGGTGCAAGCACTAAAAAAAAGTACTCACGAGAGATTATTTATCCGACTTAATATAACCTCACTAATGAATTTAATTAACGgagatttttttaatcttctttAAGTTCCAAAACATTTATATGTGAATATATTCTAGGTTTATTTTGTAACATCCCagtaaatatataacataagttACACTTTATTGCTCggagttaacatgaataataagtGAGAACAGTGAAAAATAAGCTTAGAGGTGAAAGAGATAggaaaatatcatttaaaaatttaaattgtacaaCAGTTAGATTAAATgcaatatttacaaaataaaccGAACAGTTTTACAAAAGGAGAACCGGACGGCTAgttaactaaaagaaaataaaataaactagtcTAAAGGCCGGATGGGACATTCCcacgttcatactttaccaatcatcaccaattcatgagacattcctccagtggaattcccttacttagccaaattcaatcaatgttTCTGTTAGGGTATTGAGAAAAGTACCAATTATCCAAGACTGAATTATAAAGAatagtgaccgaacggtttaatCGAAATAGGAAACTGAGTATCAAGAATTCAAGTAAGTGGTCGGACGGTCATATCAAAGGTAAGACTGAA
This genomic interval from Vigna radiata var. radiata cultivar VC1973A chromosome 8, Vradiata_ver6, whole genome shotgun sequence contains the following:
- the LOC106771853 gene encoding xyloglucan galactosyltransferase XLT2 translates to MLPKSIHPSLEPQTKTLHNKATLTPSITSLLKPLSSPQIPRSWIFLTVLFVQILLLCNLRMFSSSIPSPLPAPIVHHSSQAPDQCGSGKVFVYDLPQTFNYEILQNCDNLNPWGSRCNSLSNNGFGQNAAALAGIVPEDLLPAWHWTDQFVTEVIFHNRLLNHRCRVKEPESATAFYIPFYAGLAVGKYLWLNSTADERDRHCDMMLRWVTDQPYFKRSNGWDHFITMGRITWDFRRSKERDWGSSCIYKPGIRNVTRLLIERNPWDYFDVGVPYPTGFHPRSKSDVTRWQNFVHERQRNALFCFAGAPRRAFRQDFRGILLSQCRDAGESCRTVNCTGTRCSNGTSAILETFLDSDFCLQPRGDSFTRRSIFDCMVAGSIPVFFWRRSAYLQYELFLPVEPGSYSVYIDRNAVKNGTVTVKNVLEKFSREKVRQMREKVIEYIPRLIYANTKDGLDDMKDAFDVAIEGVLKRFKEQEQPKFHKWK